The following proteins come from a genomic window of Pseudomonas cichorii:
- a CDS encoding substrate-binding periplasmic protein has protein sequence MRRNPILLCISFLFSPLISAADPTLRFSVAESWSMPLIRIENHQPTSGILFDIMQSLTHQLGRTAEYHVLPRLRVQPALEHGEVDVRCYTAKAWVPELSGDYLWSLPFMYQRDLLIASAETAAGPYPNQFDHETIGTVLGYSYPTMDHLFANHKLVREDARSQEHALRKLIAGRYHYAIASQLVMDWINRDLPDHKRLKTVSRISEQETGCIVRNDPDIPAQEILDTLARMKASGEIQRIIDRYTTAPAP, from the coding sequence ATGCGTCGAAACCCGATTCTGTTGTGCATTTCATTTCTGTTCAGCCCATTGATCAGCGCCGCCGACCCCACGCTGCGTTTTTCCGTGGCCGAAAGCTGGTCGATGCCCTTGATCCGTATCGAAAACCACCAGCCCACTTCCGGCATCCTGTTCGACATCATGCAGAGCCTGACGCATCAGTTAGGCCGAACCGCCGAGTACCACGTGCTGCCACGTCTGCGCGTTCAGCCAGCGCTGGAGCACGGCGAAGTGGATGTGCGCTGCTACACCGCCAAGGCCTGGGTGCCGGAGCTGTCGGGGGATTATCTGTGGAGCCTGCCGTTCATGTATCAGCGCGACCTGCTGATCGCATCAGCCGAAACCGCGGCAGGCCCTTACCCCAATCAGTTCGATCACGAAACCATCGGTACCGTGCTGGGGTACAGCTACCCGACCATGGATCATCTGTTCGCCAACCACAAACTGGTTCGCGAAGACGCACGCAGCCAGGAACATGCATTGCGCAAACTCATCGCCGGTCGCTATCACTACGCGATTGCCAGCCAACTGGTCATGGACTGGATCAACCGCGACCTGCCCGACCACAAACGCCTCAAGACCGTTTCAAGGATCAGCGAACAGGAAACCGGCTGCATCGTGCGCAATGACCCGGACATCCCCGCGCAGGAAATCCTCGACACCCTGGCGCGCATGAAGGCCTCGGGAGAGATCCAGCGGATCATCGATCGGTACACAACAGCTCCCGCTCCATGA
- a CDS encoding MFS transporter: MNKVLLAALILGVSIVGLTIGSTVPVVALRLYQAQASSVHIGVMSALPAAGIILSAFMVDWVSQRLSRRHIYMGCFALSALSVAAIEVFASTLYGLALARLVMGVAAGLIIIIGESWVNEIAEDSHRGRIVAIYTTCFTIFQVMGPGMVAMFGTAGLQVIGVVVLGNILALGTISFTLPRQVIWHGHSESKTFSVLGFIQVAPALCMGIIFFSFFDSVILSMFPVYAAEHGYTIKLAALMVTVILLGDAALQFPLGWLSDKIARPLVYLGCGVLSLTIGACLPWLMNHPLLLWPSLIVLGAVAGGVYTLAIILIGEGFKGQDLVTANASAGFLWGVGSLLGPLVSGAAMTTSAHGLPLALSAAAVLLVLFTLPMLRRTMRVKALG; the protein is encoded by the coding sequence ATGAATAAAGTACTGTTGGCGGCTCTGATACTGGGAGTTTCCATCGTCGGCCTGACTATCGGTTCGACCGTGCCAGTGGTTGCACTGCGCCTTTATCAGGCACAGGCTTCGAGCGTTCATATCGGTGTGATGTCTGCACTGCCAGCGGCCGGCATCATATTGTCGGCCTTTATGGTGGACTGGGTCAGCCAGCGCTTGAGCCGAAGACACATCTATATGGGGTGCTTCGCGCTATCGGCCCTCAGCGTTGCAGCCATCGAGGTATTCGCATCGACGCTCTACGGCCTGGCTCTGGCCAGGCTGGTGATGGGCGTGGCCGCAGGGCTCATCATCATTATCGGAGAATCCTGGGTCAATGAAATCGCCGAGGACTCCCATCGAGGAAGGATCGTTGCGATCTACACCACCTGCTTCACGATCTTTCAGGTGATGGGACCAGGCATGGTGGCCATGTTTGGCACCGCAGGACTACAGGTAATCGGTGTGGTGGTGCTCGGGAATATTCTGGCACTGGGGACGATCAGCTTCACCTTGCCCCGACAAGTGATCTGGCACGGACACTCGGAAAGCAAGACCTTCTCGGTGCTGGGCTTCATTCAAGTTGCACCGGCGCTCTGCATGGGCATCATCTTCTTCTCGTTCTTCGATAGCGTGATCCTGTCGATGTTTCCGGTTTATGCCGCCGAACACGGTTACACCATCAAACTCGCAGCACTGATGGTGACGGTAATACTGCTCGGCGATGCCGCTCTGCAGTTTCCGCTGGGCTGGCTATCAGACAAAATTGCCCGGCCTCTGGTCTATCTGGGGTGCGGAGTTCTGTCTCTGACCATCGGGGCGTGCCTGCCATGGCTGATGAACCATCCCTTGCTACTCTGGCCAAGCCTGATCGTACTCGGGGCCGTTGCAGGCGGGGTTTACACCTTGGCAATCATTCTGATCGGCGAAGGCTTCAAAGGTCAGGATCTGGTCACAGCGAATGCCAGCGCCGGCTTTTTGTGGGGGGTAGGCAGCCTGCTTGGACCACTGGTCAGCGGCGCAGCGATGACCACCAGTGCTCACGGCCTGCCCCTGGCACTGTCGGCGGCGGCTGTGCTGCTGGTGTTGTTCACATTACCGATGCTCAGGAGAACGATGCGGGTCAAGGCGCTGGGTTGA
- a CDS encoding aldehyde dehydrogenase family protein, which translates to MWWKSLARQIQERTADNNETVAFGAGFGPSGLPHIGTLCEVLRVSIVRTAFERISGKETRLLIISDDMDALRKVPATFAQPQALQSCLGLPLCDIPDPFENARSLSAGINARLDHALAPYGLDYQLLENSTLYRSGYYNSTIRQFLARMESINQVVASRLGITRRKSYSMFMPMSRFSGRIIEHLVVRNVDLQRGEITYRIPPDLLINRPGEEYSITSQEYYTDEPIGEDITTSVLDGHCKLQWKADWAMRLIHRNISFEMHGEDLTDSANTVRDICAVLEVQAPILMKYGLFTDIAGKKISKSKGNGFSLEQVSKYMPEEALQHFMFSNPYRTTRFHPQVSIKAYDNYCADHARLVAGDNDNPVAYFHRQPTHRKRLSTYQRILNILTACHPGDIDAAYHYLLKHEKIRQDILADETFTHVIQKAFTYYQERIAPRFKPRLINEYAESLLYRLSEQFKQLSLHHKSMADTPLTHLFDQVGAPSHDMAYRMLYACLFGEESGPRLEEYITRMGVQAFCMELESRIEQAINHRESETMSTQVNQAITESHDIQRSALLVPASGSGRVLEAIDFLEVKARAAAFAQHLRDNKEAIAESLSGFECYNVAVDEIERCVELLENLELNSPFFERKVHCVTSYLPLNQPIYATTCFGIVPSLMADEAWLRPPTAMHSHYKKLLEPLQLARFFPNLNISFADKETFVSQTAAISDAVIFTGTPENATKVRKSYLKRTLFILNGAGHNPLVVAADASIDTAIESALRVVLYNQGQDCAGPNSILVHRDIHAEFIHRLREELSKCEGHVGDYACKENIVGPNSDPDHTLKVVKMFKEYREHCTYGGEINPISGLIRPTVFERPLSLGGNYKEFFAPVFFVQPYDEDAELASYFEHPLYSPNSMYVSLFGSSHYIDELVARGKHDTQTVLKNTDLHVVEKGYNPYGGHGVAASCLYVNGVRIAKPTLPQRDIHEHLVAAGA; encoded by the coding sequence ATGTGGTGGAAAAGTCTTGCTCGACAAATTCAGGAAAGAACTGCCGATAACAACGAAACCGTTGCCTTCGGCGCGGGGTTTGGCCCCTCCGGACTGCCGCATATCGGAACCTTGTGTGAGGTGCTGCGCGTCAGCATCGTCAGAACAGCCTTTGAACGAATCTCCGGCAAGGAAACCCGGCTTCTTATTATTTCCGACGATATGGACGCCCTGAGGAAAGTGCCTGCGACCTTTGCTCAGCCACAGGCTCTACAGAGCTGCCTGGGATTGCCATTGTGCGATATTCCCGACCCGTTCGAGAACGCGAGAAGTCTGTCGGCAGGTATCAACGCCCGACTTGATCATGCACTGGCCCCCTATGGGCTGGATTATCAACTGTTAGAAAACAGTACCCTTTATCGGTCCGGCTACTACAACTCGACCATTCGACAGTTTCTCGCTCGAATGGAGTCGATCAATCAGGTGGTGGCATCACGTCTGGGGATCACCCGCAGAAAGAGCTACAGCATGTTCATGCCCATGTCGCGATTTTCCGGGCGGATCATTGAGCATCTGGTCGTCCGGAACGTGGATCTTCAGCGAGGAGAGATAACGTACCGGATTCCCCCGGATCTGCTGATCAATAGACCCGGCGAGGAGTACAGTATTACCTCTCAGGAATACTACACCGATGAGCCAATTGGCGAAGATATCACCACGTCGGTATTGGACGGACACTGCAAATTACAATGGAAAGCCGATTGGGCAATGCGCCTGATTCACCGCAATATCTCTTTTGAAATGCATGGCGAGGACCTGACGGACTCCGCGAATACCGTGCGTGATATCTGCGCAGTTCTGGAAGTACAAGCTCCGATCCTGATGAAGTACGGGCTCTTTACCGATATTGCCGGCAAGAAAATATCCAAAAGCAAAGGCAACGGTTTCTCGCTGGAACAAGTCAGCAAGTACATGCCTGAAGAAGCGTTGCAGCATTTCATGTTCAGCAACCCTTACCGCACGACCCGTTTTCACCCACAGGTGTCGATCAAAGCGTATGACAATTACTGTGCCGACCATGCACGACTGGTAGCAGGAGACAATGACAACCCGGTTGCTTATTTCCACCGCCAACCGACTCATCGCAAACGTCTCTCCACCTACCAGCGGATACTGAACATCCTGACCGCCTGCCATCCCGGTGATATTGACGCGGCTTACCATTACCTGCTCAAGCACGAAAAAATCCGGCAGGACATTCTCGCGGATGAAACCTTCACCCACGTTATACAGAAAGCGTTTACCTACTATCAGGAACGGATTGCCCCGCGCTTCAAGCCACGCCTGATCAATGAGTACGCCGAATCACTCCTGTATCGACTGTCAGAACAATTCAAACAACTGTCACTGCATCACAAATCCATGGCGGATACACCCCTTACACACCTCTTTGATCAGGTTGGCGCCCCCAGTCACGACATGGCTTATCGGATGCTCTATGCCTGCCTGTTCGGTGAGGAAAGCGGACCACGGCTGGAGGAATACATCACTCGCATGGGCGTGCAGGCTTTTTGTATGGAACTCGAATCACGGATCGAACAGGCAATTAATCACAGGGAGAGTGAAACCATGAGTACGCAAGTCAATCAAGCCATTACCGAGTCGCATGACATCCAGCGCTCGGCCCTTCTTGTGCCTGCATCAGGCAGCGGACGAGTTCTGGAGGCCATCGATTTTCTGGAAGTCAAGGCACGTGCTGCAGCCTTTGCACAGCATCTTCGAGACAATAAAGAAGCGATTGCCGAGAGCCTTTCAGGGTTCGAGTGCTACAACGTAGCGGTGGATGAAATCGAACGTTGTGTCGAGCTTCTGGAGAACCTGGAACTCAATAGCCCGTTCTTTGAGCGCAAGGTGCATTGCGTCACAAGTTATCTGCCACTCAACCAACCGATCTATGCAACGACATGCTTTGGCATCGTTCCTTCATTGATGGCTGATGAAGCCTGGCTTCGACCGCCTACCGCCATGCACTCGCACTATAAAAAGTTGTTGGAACCCCTGCAGTTGGCGCGCTTTTTCCCGAACCTGAACATCTCTTTCGCAGATAAAGAGACATTCGTCAGCCAGACTGCGGCTATCTCTGATGCGGTGATCTTTACCGGCACACCGGAAAACGCGACCAAGGTGCGCAAGTCTTACCTCAAGCGCACCTTGTTCATTCTCAACGGAGCGGGCCATAACCCACTGGTAGTGGCTGCCGATGCCTCGATCGACACCGCCATCGAAAGTGCCCTGCGAGTGGTGCTTTACAATCAGGGGCAGGATTGCGCAGGTCCCAACAGCATTCTGGTACACCGAGATATCCATGCCGAATTCATTCATCGCTTGCGTGAAGAGTTGTCCAAATGCGAGGGACATGTGGGGGATTACGCCTGCAAAGAGAATATTGTGGGACCTAACAGCGATCCTGATCACACCCTGAAAGTGGTAAAGATGTTCAAGGAGTATCGGGAGCACTGCACATACGGAGGTGAAATCAACCCGATCAGTGGATTGATACGTCCTACCGTGTTTGAACGACCGTTGTCTCTGGGAGGCAATTACAAAGAGTTCTTTGCCCCGGTATTCTTCGTTCAACCTTATGACGAAGACGCAGAACTGGCGAGCTACTTCGAACACCCGCTCTATTCGCCCAATTCAATGTACGTGTCACTGTTTGGCAGCAGCCACTATATCGATGAGCTGGTTGCACGCGGAAAACATGATACGCAAACCGTACTCAAAAACACCGACCTGCATGTGGTGGAGAAAGGCTATAACCCCTACGGCGGTCACGGGGTTGCGGCGTCCTGCCTCTACGTGAACGGTGTCCGGATTGCCAAACCGACGTTACCGCAACGTGACATCCACGAACATCTTGTGGCGGCTGGAGCATGA
- the hemN gene encoding oxygen-independent coproporphyrinogen III oxidase, which yields MLDAIRWDSDLIRRYDLAGPRYTSYPTAVQFHTQVGAFDLLHALRDSRKAVRPLSLYVHIPFCANICYYCACNKVVTKDRGRAQAYLQRLEQEIQMLASHLAPGQVVEQLHFGGGTPTFLSHDELRQLMTKLRTHFNLLDDDSGDYGIEIDPREADWSTMGLLRELGFNRVSLGVQDLDPAVQRAVNRLQSLEETRAIVEAARTLQFRSVNIDLIYGLPKQTLDAFTHTVNEIISLQPDRLSVFNYAHLPERFMPQRRIDNADLPSPETKLLMLERTIEQLTKAGYRYIGMDHFALPDDELAVAQEELTLQRNFQGYTTHGHCDLIGLGVSAISQIGDLYCQNSSDLNDYQGLLASDQLATKRGLVCTEDDRIRRALIQQLICHFDLDFNEIEHAFNIDFRVYFEGLWPQLTEMAQDGLIELTATGINVLPAGRLLVRSVCMVFDSYLNQQNRQRFSRVI from the coding sequence ATGCTCGACGCCATTCGTTGGGACTCAGATCTGATCCGCCGCTACGACCTGGCAGGACCGCGCTACACGTCCTACCCGACCGCAGTGCAATTTCACACACAAGTCGGCGCCTTCGACCTGCTTCACGCCCTGCGTGACAGCCGCAAGGCCGTGCGGCCCTTGTCGCTGTACGTTCATATCCCGTTCTGCGCGAACATTTGCTACTACTGCGCCTGCAATAAAGTGGTCACCAAGGATCGGGGTCGTGCCCAGGCCTACTTGCAGCGGCTTGAACAGGAAATCCAGATGCTGGCCAGCCACCTCGCCCCTGGTCAGGTGGTCGAGCAATTGCACTTCGGTGGCGGTACGCCGACCTTCCTCAGCCACGACGAACTGCGCCAGTTGATGACGAAACTGCGCACCCACTTCAACCTGCTCGATGACGACTCAGGCGACTACGGCATCGAAATCGACCCGCGGGAAGCCGACTGGTCTACCATGGGCCTGTTGCGCGAACTGGGTTTCAACCGTGTCAGCCTGGGAGTGCAGGACCTGGACCCGGCCGTCCAGCGTGCCGTCAATCGCCTGCAAAGCCTGGAAGAAACCCGCGCCATCGTCGAAGCCGCACGCACCCTGCAATTTCGTTCGGTGAATATCGACCTGATCTACGGGCTGCCCAAACAGACCCTCGACGCTTTCACCCATACCGTCAACGAAATCATCAGCCTGCAACCCGATCGCTTGTCGGTCTTCAACTACGCCCACCTGCCCGAACGCTTCATGCCCCAGCGGCGCATCGACAACGCCGATCTGCCCAGCCCGGAAACCAAGCTGCTGATGCTGGAGCGCACCATCGAGCAACTGACCAAGGCCGGTTATCGCTACATAGGCATGGACCACTTCGCGCTGCCCGATGACGAACTGGCCGTTGCCCAGGAAGAACTGACCCTGCAGCGCAATTTCCAGGGCTACACCACCCACGGCCATTGCGACCTGATTGGCCTGGGCGTCTCGGCGATCAGCCAGATCGGCGACCTGTATTGCCAGAACAGCAGTGACTTGAACGACTATCAAGGGCTGCTGGCCAGCGACCAACTGGCAACCAAGCGGGGCCTGGTCTGCACAGAGGATGACCGGATCAGACGTGCCCTGATCCAGCAACTGATCTGCCATTTCGACCTTGATTTCAACGAGATCGAACACGCCTTCAACATCGATTTCAGAGTTTATTTCGAGGGGCTTTGGCCGCAACTGACCGAGATGGCCCAGGACGGGCTGATCGAGCTGACCGCAACCGGCATCAATGTCCTGCCGGCCGGTCGTCTGCTGGTGCGTTCGGTGTGCATGGTGTTCGATAGCTATCTGAACCAGCAGAACCGTCAGCGGTTTTCACGGGTGATATGA
- a CDS encoding adenine phosphoribosyltransferase, which produces MIFDELSFKSLIRPVVDFPKPGVVFRDITPLFQSPKATRLVIDSFVQRYIDADFSHVGVMDARGFLIGSVVAYELNKPLILFRKQGKLPADVLSEGYQTEYGEAYLEVHADSLCDGDSVVMFDDLIATGGTLIAAANLIRRMGAHIHEAAAIIDLPELGGSQRLVDMNIPTFCLTSFALNEQ; this is translated from the coding sequence ATGATTTTCGATGAATTGAGCTTCAAATCCCTGATTCGCCCAGTCGTGGACTTCCCCAAGCCAGGCGTGGTCTTTCGCGACATCACCCCGCTCTTCCAGTCACCCAAGGCGACCCGCCTGGTGATCGACAGCTTCGTGCAGCGTTACATCGACGCCGACTTCAGCCATGTCGGTGTCATGGATGCGCGTGGCTTTCTGATCGGTTCGGTCGTGGCCTATGAGCTGAACAAGCCGCTGATCCTGTTCCGCAAACAGGGCAAGCTACCGGCAGACGTGCTGTCCGAGGGCTACCAGACCGAATACGGCGAAGCCTATCTGGAAGTGCATGCCGACAGCCTGTGCGATGGCGACTCGGTGGTGATGTTCGATGACCTGATCGCCACAGGCGGCACCCTGATTGCAGCGGCCAACCTGATCCGCCGCATGGGCGCGCACATTCACGAAGCCGCAGCCATCATAGACCTGCCGGAACTGGGCGGTTCTCAGCGTCTGGTCGACATGAATATCCCGACGTTCTGCCTGACCAGCTTTGCGTTGAACGAGCAGTAA
- the recR gene encoding recombination mediator RecR — protein MSFSPLIRQLIDAFRVLPGVGQKTAQRMALQLLERDRSGGSRLALALSQAMEGVGHCRSCRTLTEEDLCPQCADPRRDDTLLCVVEGPTDVYAVEQTGYRGRYFVLKGHLSPLDGLGPEAIGIPQLLERINEQGTFTEVILATNPTVEGEATAHYIAQLLNDKGLIASRIAHGVPLGGELDLVDGGTLAHSFAGRKPIAL, from the coding sequence ATGAGCTTCAGCCCCCTGATTCGCCAATTGATCGATGCCTTTCGCGTCCTGCCGGGTGTCGGTCAGAAAACCGCTCAACGCATGGCGCTGCAGCTGCTGGAGCGGGACCGCAGCGGTGGCTCGCGCCTCGCACTGGCATTGAGCCAGGCCATGGAAGGTGTCGGTCACTGCCGTTCATGCCGTACCCTCACTGAAGAAGATTTATGCCCGCAATGCGCCGACCCTCGTCGCGACGACACGCTGCTGTGCGTGGTCGAAGGGCCGACGGATGTCTATGCGGTGGAGCAGACGGGCTATCGCGGGCGTTACTTCGTGCTCAAGGGCCACTTGTCGCCACTCGATGGGCTCGGGCCTGAGGCGATTGGCATTCCGCAATTGCTGGAGCGCATCAACGAGCAGGGCACTTTCACTGAGGTCATTCTGGCCACCAACCCGACGGTGGAAGGTGAAGCCACAGCGCATTACATTGCCCAGTTGCTCAACGACAAAGGCCTGATTGCCTCACGCATCGCCCATGGCGTGCCCTTGGGGGGCGAGCTGGATCTGGTGGATGGCGGGACACTGGCGCATTCGTTTGCAGGGCGTAAGCCGATAGCGTTGTGA
- a CDS encoding YbaB/EbfC family nucleoid-associated protein translates to MMKGGMAGLMKQAQQMQEKMAKMQEELANAEVTGQSGAGLVSVVMTGRHDVKRITLDDSLMQEDKEVLEDLVAAAVNDAVRKIEQASQEKTASMTAGMQLPPGMKLPF, encoded by the coding sequence ATGATGAAAGGTGGCATGGCTGGCCTGATGAAGCAGGCCCAGCAAATGCAGGAAAAAATGGCCAAGATGCAGGAAGAACTGGCCAACGCGGAAGTGACCGGCCAGTCGGGCGCAGGCCTGGTGAGCGTGGTGATGACCGGTCGTCATGACGTCAAGCGCATCACTCTGGATGACAGCCTGATGCAGGAAGACAAGGAAGTGCTGGAAGACCTGGTTGCCGCTGCCGTCAACGACGCCGTGCGCAAGATCGAACAGGCCAGCCAGGAAAAGACCGCCAGCATGACCGCAGGCATGCAACTGCCGCCGGGCATGAAGCTGCCTTTCTAA
- the dnaX gene encoding DNA polymerase III subunit gamma/tau: protein MSYQVLARKWRPRSFREMVGQTHVLKALINALDSQRLHHAYLFTGTRGVGKTTIARIIAKCLNCETGITSTPCGTCSVCQEIDEGRFVDLIEIDAASRTKVEDTRELLDNVQYAPSRGRFKVYLIDEVHMLSSHSFNALLKTLEEPPPYVKFILATTDPQKLPATILSRCLQFSLKNMTPERVVEHLSHVLGVENVPFEDDALWLLGRAADGSMRDAMSLTDQAIAFGEGKVMAADVRAMLGTLDHGQVFDVLTALLEGDARGLLEAVRHLAEQGPDWNGVLSEILNVLHRVAIAQALPEGVDNGHGDRDRVLALAQALPAEDVQFYYQMGLIGRRDLPLAPDPRGGFEMVLLRMLAFRPAESADAPRQPLKPVGINQAAVDSRPPVAVATAVAPVAPVTPAAAPAPVVAPAPVVEKPAPEPVQPPVQEAAPVEEIDLPWIESKAPVAEPVPEPVAEPEPEPVLETVAEQPELTPMPTPEPASPVPDAPQVQQPEPVAEQQVTPGMLEAIPDSAYMSAPMDRDDEPPADDDYVEPDIDIDPASYSYLDELAHESVTEAEASEPEPEPAAMPATGLALQWLEMFPQLPISGMTGSIAANCTLIKAEGDNWLLHLDPAHSALFNSTQQRRLNDALNQFHGRTINLSIELIKPEQETPAQAASRLRAERQRQAEASIHADPFIQQMLQQFGAVIREDTIKPVDAPVAQAH, encoded by the coding sequence ATGAGTTATCAGGTTCTTGCACGTAAATGGCGTCCGCGCTCGTTCCGCGAAATGGTCGGCCAGACCCATGTGCTGAAGGCCCTGATCAATGCGCTGGACAGCCAGCGGCTGCACCATGCCTATCTGTTCACCGGCACCCGTGGCGTCGGCAAGACGACCATTGCGCGGATCATCGCCAAGTGCCTGAACTGTGAAACCGGCATTACTTCAACGCCTTGCGGTACCTGTTCGGTCTGTCAGGAAATCGACGAGGGCCGTTTTGTCGACCTGATCGAGATCGACGCCGCCAGCCGGACCAAGGTCGAGGACACCCGCGAGTTGCTGGATAACGTCCAGTACGCACCGAGCCGCGGGCGCTTCAAGGTCTACCTGATCGACGAAGTGCACATGCTCTCCAGCCACTCGTTCAATGCGTTGCTCAAGACCCTCGAAGAGCCACCGCCTTACGTCAAGTTCATCCTGGCGACCACCGACCCGCAAAAGCTGCCAGCCACGATTCTGTCGCGCTGCCTGCAGTTCTCGCTGAAGAACATGACCCCCGAGCGTGTGGTCGAACACTTGAGCCATGTGCTGGGTGTCGAGAATGTGCCGTTCGAGGACGACGCACTCTGGCTGTTGGGCCGTGCGGCTGATGGTTCGATGCGTGACGCCATGAGCCTGACCGATCAGGCCATTGCTTTCGGCGAAGGCAAGGTCATGGCCGCCGATGTGCGTGCCATGCTGGGCACACTGGACCATGGTCAGGTGTTCGATGTGCTGACGGCCTTGCTGGAAGGCGATGCACGCGGGCTGCTGGAGGCCGTGCGTCACTTGGCCGAGCAAGGGCCTGACTGGAATGGCGTGCTGTCGGAGATTCTCAACGTCCTGCACCGTGTGGCAATTGCCCAGGCGCTGCCCGAGGGTGTCGACAACGGTCACGGTGACCGTGATCGCGTACTGGCTCTGGCACAGGCGCTGCCTGCCGAAGATGTACAGTTTTATTACCAGATGGGCCTGATTGGACGTCGCGATCTTCCTCTGGCGCCGGACCCGCGCGGCGGCTTTGAAATGGTGCTGCTGCGCATGCTGGCCTTCCGTCCTGCCGAGAGCGCCGATGCGCCGAGACAGCCGCTAAAGCCAGTGGGGATCAACCAGGCCGCAGTTGATTCCCGACCTCCGGTGGCAGTTGCCACTGCCGTTGCCCCGGTTGCTCCCGTCACGCCCGCTGCTGCGCCCGCACCGGTTGTCGCGCCTGCGCCTGTCGTTGAAAAGCCTGCGCCCGAGCCCGTGCAGCCGCCTGTTCAAGAGGCTGCGCCGGTCGAAGAAATCGATCTGCCATGGATTGAGTCCAAGGCCCCTGTTGCCGAGCCGGTGCCTGAGCCTGTCGCTGAGCCAGAGCCAGAACCCGTGCTTGAAACCGTGGCCGAGCAGCCCGAGCTGACGCCAATGCCCACGCCCGAGCCGGCCAGCCCGGTGCCGGACGCGCCGCAGGTCCAGCAGCCCGAGCCGGTGGCTGAGCAGCAGGTGACACCGGGCATGCTTGAGGCCATTCCGGATTCGGCCTATATGTCGGCCCCCATGGATCGCGACGACGAGCCGCCTGCGGATGACGACTATGTAGAGCCGGATATCGACATCGATCCTGCTTCCTATAGCTATCTCGATGAGCTGGCCCACGAAAGTGTCACCGAAGCCGAGGCATCGGAGCCCGAGCCAGAACCCGCTGCGATGCCGGCCACGGGCCTTGCGCTGCAATGGCTGGAAATGTTCCCGCAGTTGCCCATTTCGGGCATGACAGGCAGCATCGCCGCCAACTGCACACTGATCAAGGCCGAAGGCGATAACTGGCTGCTGCACCTGGACCCTGCCCACAGCGCCTTGTTCAACTCGACTCAGCAGCGTCGCCTCAATGATGCGTTGAACCAGTTCCATGGCCGCACGATCAATTTGAGTATCGAGCTGATCAAGCCCGAGCAGGAAACCCCTGCCCAGGCGGCGTCTCGCTTGCGTGCCGAGCGTCAGCGTCAGGCCGAGGCTTCGATTCATGCCGATCCGTTCATCCAGCAGATGTTGCAACAGTTTGGCGCAGTGATTCGGGAGGATACGATCAAACCCGTGGACGCTCCCGTAGCGCAGGCTCATTAA
- the fnr gene encoding fumarate/nitrate reduction transcriptional regulator Fnr, with product MSEPVKVRAHTQAHCRDCSLAPLCLPLSLNLEEMDALDEIVKRGRPLKKGEFLFRQGDTFSSVYAVRSGALKTFNISDGGEEQLTGFHLPSELVGMSGMDSEAYPVSAQALETTSVCEIPFERLDELSVKLPQLRRQLMRVMSREIRDDQQMMLLLSKKTADERIATFLINLSARFRARGFSANQFRLSMSRNEIGNHLGLAVETVSRVFTRFQQNQLIAAEGKEIHILDPIQLCALAGGAMES from the coding sequence ATGTCCGAGCCGGTCAAAGTGCGTGCTCATACCCAGGCCCATTGCAGGGACTGTAGCCTCGCGCCGCTCTGTCTGCCGCTGTCGTTGAACCTGGAAGAGATGGATGCCCTCGACGAAATCGTCAAGCGTGGCCGCCCGCTGAAGAAAGGCGAATTCCTGTTTCGCCAGGGCGATACCTTCTCTTCGGTCTATGCCGTACGTTCCGGCGCCCTGAAAACCTTCAATATCAGTGACGGCGGTGAAGAACAGCTCACCGGCTTCCACCTGCCCAGCGAACTGGTCGGCATGTCCGGGATGGACTCCGAGGCTTACCCGGTTTCAGCCCAGGCCCTGGAAACCACGTCGGTCTGTGAAATCCCTTTCGAGCGTCTCGACGAACTGTCCGTAAAGCTCCCGCAACTGCGTCGGCAACTGATGCGCGTCATGAGCCGCGAGATACGCGATGACCAGCAAATGATGCTGCTGTTGTCGAAAAAGACCGCCGACGAGCGTATTGCGACCTTCCTGATCAACCTGTCGGCACGCTTCCGGGCACGAGGCTTTTCGGCCAACCAGTTCCGCCTGAGCATGTCCCGCAACGAAATCGGCAATCACCTGGGTCTGGCCGTGGAAACCGTATCCCGCGTATTCACCCGTTTCCAGCAAAATCAGCTGATTGCGGCCGAAGGCAAGGAGATCCATATTCTGGACCCGATCCAGCTCTGTGCCCTGGCTGGCGGGGCAATGGAAAGTTGA